One Eurosta solidaginis isolate ZX-2024a chromosome 5, ASM4086904v1, whole genome shotgun sequence DNA segment encodes these proteins:
- the tey gene encoding protein Teyrha-meyrha isoform X3, with product MESNAFGSSHLPSQALVVLSEAASGLHEALRGQRPFPTRLPDAKDLHNMSLVGSYGTHLLHSFHPHLLQTLNHGMLAANGGPANYFASDRGLGKPSMLSNFQLPSAFSPPKYIGISLDQNLFNGNDSFRTDSASPTCTSHESMEGSNDYDNGEKGESPRSNNSDPRDLRHIHNNNGGGSNSSSSSSGGHVGIKSSSASAAATATSMAATAAAIAASVASTTSSPASIASHLGHHHHHTHHHHHHPNGGLLTAASLGGGLGGLGIPVSCASLRGMASGLSGLTTTGGGGIGVSIGSGGSSSSGSNSSGLGSIHNLPPGHVPDICPICGIKISAEEWNSHFLAELDRLYKLSSGMERTNLQASYMFAPPCPAQENAIRTSHNRWETFQRIRNNRQNRLRIKGRKRKYGNDLYFMENLFCNSCPICKRKYAIEAGKLPPEFLAKSFQEDTKVQDEIETVDVESCNDDVPDSGSELATHSQLVGNNMSHGGHHNTSMSSNMHNSNNQPGKLDGILYRTACVMNKETTTNCEDDLNATSTSGGGGGGGMSQNWNQTQHNAAATIQTQQGHISVKNVSELSSTTHHFYNADSCGAADERSSSGVGTAGNCNGKDVTMETCNANDSDEDVIVDDDDSIKMTTNLCSGKKRKYEETVVSSRTSNNPSPMLEQERPRSEPQVTSTEPNMEIANNNNNNNNNNNSKYNSFEELRAKQQQQQAEPDNGQSMCGNVNSGVTPNANLMVPGHTQLDTKTGIKDFATESFFRGRNLYFHQSCANVMSSYRLSKELQQQQNLIQQQQQQQETQKSPSPEQLVNL from the exons TTACCAGACGCCAAAGATCTACACAATATGTCACTTGTCGGCAGTTATGGCACACACCTGCTTCACAGTTTTCATCCACATCTACTGCAGACGCTCAACCATGGCATGCTGGCCGCCAATGGAGGACCAGCGAATTACTTCGCCAGCGATCGTGGCCTTGGCAAACCCTCGATGTTATCGAATTTTCAATTGCCTTCGGCGTTTTCACCACCAAAATATATTGGCATATCATTGGATCAG AATCTCTTCAATGGCAACGATTCATTTCGCACCGATTCCGCAAGTCCCACTTGCACGTCACACGAATCAATGGAAGGATCAAACGATTACGACAACGGTGAAAAGGGTGAAAGTCCGCGCAGCAACAATTCCGATCCGAGGGATTTGAGGC ATATCCACAACAACAATGGTGGCGGTAGTAACAGCAGCAGCAGTAGTAGTGGTGGTCATGTCGGCATCAAATCATCATCCGCATCAGCAGCTGCTACAGCAACATCCATGGCGGCCACTGCCGCTGCTATAGCCGCCTCTGTGGCGTCAACCACATCCTCGCCTGCGTCCATAGCAAGTCATCTCGGTCATCACCATCATCATAcacaccatcatcatcatcatccgaATGGTGGTCTGTTGACAGCTGCGAGTTTGGGTGGTGGCTTGGGTGGACTCGGTATACCGGTAAGCTGTGCAAGCTTGCGTGGTATGGCAAGTGGTCTTAGTGGCTTGACCACAACAGGTGGTGGTGGCATAGGTGTGAGCATTGGTAGTGGCGGTAGCAGTTCGAGTGGCAGTAATAGCAGCGGATTGGGTAGCATACACAATTTGCCACCAGGTCATGTGCCAGATATTTGCCCCATCTGTGGTATTAAAATTTCGGCAGAGGAATGGAATTCACACTTTCTAGCCGAACTTGACCGGTTGTATAAGTTGAGTTCGGGTATGGAGCGCACGAATTTACAGGCATCTTATATGTTTGCGCCGCCTTGTCCGGCGCAAGAGAATGCCATACGAACCAGTCATAATCGCTGGGAG ACTTTCCAAAGGATACGCAATAATAGACAAAATCGTTTACGAATAAAAGGACGAAAGCGAAAATATGGTAATGATCTGTACTTCATGGAGAATCTGTTCTGCAATTCCTGCCCGATATGCAAACGAAAATACGCGATCGAAGCTGGGAAGCTGCCACCTGAG TTTTTGGCAAAATCATTCCAGGAGGACACGAAAGTGCAAGATGAAATCGAAACGGTCGACGTTGAAAGCTGTAATGATGATGTGCCCGATTCTGGTTCCGAGCTAGCGACGCATTCACAACTTGTTGGCAACAATATGAGTCACGGTGGACATCATAATACATCGATGAGTAGTAATATGCATAATAGTAATAATCAACCAGGAAAATTAGATGGTATCTTATATCGAACCGCATGTGTTATGAataaagaaacaacaacaaattgtgaAGATGATTTAAACGCAACAAGCACCAGTGGAGGAGGCGGTGGAGGTGGCATGTCACAGAATTGGAATCAAACGCAACACAATGCAGCTGCAACAATTCAGACGCAGCAAGGACATATCAGTG TGAAAAATGTCAGCGAACTGTCATCGACAACCCATCACTTTTACAACGCGGACTCGTGTGGCGCCGCTGATGAGCGCTCCAGCAGTGGCGTAGGAACAGCAGGCAATTGTAATGGCAAGGATGTTACGATGGAAACGTGTAATGCCAATGACAGCGACGAGGATGTCATTGTGGACGATGATGATTCTATTAAAATGACGACGAATCTGTGTAGCGGTAAAAAACGAAAATATGAAGAGACGGTAGTTAGCAGCAG GACTTCCAATAATCCTTCGCCAATGCTAGAGCAGGAGCGACCTCGTTCAGAGCCGCAAGTGACCAGCACTGAGCCGAATATGGAGATtgctaataacaacaacaataataataataacaacaattcgAAGTACAACTCTTTTGAGGAGTTGCGTgctaagcaacaacaacaacaagcggaaCCTGATAATGGCCAAAGCATGTGTGGTAACGTAAACAGTGGCGTAACTCCAAATGCAAATCTAATGGTGCCGGGACATACGCAATTGGACACAAAG ACAGGTATAAAGGACTTTGCAACGGAATCCTTTTTTCGCGGACGAAATTTGTATTTTCATCAGAGTTGTGCAAATGTGATGAGTAGCTATCGGTTAAGCAAagaattgcaacaacaacaaaatctgatacaacagcagcaacaacaacaagaaacccAAAAATCTCCATCGCCGGAACAATTGGTGAATCTTTAA
- the tey gene encoding protein Teyrha-meyrha isoform X1 — MESNAFGSSHLPSQALVVLSEAASGLHEALRGQRPFPTRLPDAKDLHNMSLVGSYGTHLLHSFHPHLLQTLNHGMLAANGGPANYFASDRGLGKPSMLSNFQLPSAFSPPKYIGISLDQNLFNGNDSFRTDSASPTCTSHESMEGSNDYDNGEKGESPRSNNSDPRDLRHIHNNNGGGSNSSSSSSGGHVGIKSSSASAAATATSMAATAAAIAASVASTTSSPASIASHLGHHHHHTHHHHHHPNGGLLTAASLGGGLGGLGIPVSCASLRGMASGLSGLTTTGGGGIGVSIGSGGSSSSGSNSSGLGSIHNLPPGHVPDICPICGIKISAEEWNSHFLAELDRLYKLSSGMERTNLQASYMFAPPCPAQENAIRTSHNRWETFQRIRNNRQNRLRIKGRKRKYGNDLYFMENLFCNSCPICKRKYAIEAGKLPPEFLAKSFQEDTKVQDEIETVDVESCNDDVPDSGSELATHSQLVGNNMSHGGHHNTSMSSNMHNSNNQPGKLDGILYRTACVMNKETTTNCEDDLNATSTSGGGGGGGMSQNWNQTQHNAAATIQTQQGHISVKNVSELSSTTHHFYNADSCGAADERSSSGVGTAGNCNGKDVTMETCNANDSDEDVIVDDDDSIKMTTNLCSGKKRKYEETVVSSRTSNNPSPMLEQERPRSEPQVTSTEPNMEIANNNNNNNNNNNSKYNSFEELRAKQQQQQAEPDNGQSMCGNVNSGVTPNANLMVPGHTQLDTKVGFSSENKPDDENKCFICKTGIKDFATESFFRGRNLYFHQSCANVMSSYRLSKELQQQQNLIQQQQQQQETQKSPSPEQLVNL; from the exons TTACCAGACGCCAAAGATCTACACAATATGTCACTTGTCGGCAGTTATGGCACACACCTGCTTCACAGTTTTCATCCACATCTACTGCAGACGCTCAACCATGGCATGCTGGCCGCCAATGGAGGACCAGCGAATTACTTCGCCAGCGATCGTGGCCTTGGCAAACCCTCGATGTTATCGAATTTTCAATTGCCTTCGGCGTTTTCACCACCAAAATATATTGGCATATCATTGGATCAG AATCTCTTCAATGGCAACGATTCATTTCGCACCGATTCCGCAAGTCCCACTTGCACGTCACACGAATCAATGGAAGGATCAAACGATTACGACAACGGTGAAAAGGGTGAAAGTCCGCGCAGCAACAATTCCGATCCGAGGGATTTGAGGC ATATCCACAACAACAATGGTGGCGGTAGTAACAGCAGCAGCAGTAGTAGTGGTGGTCATGTCGGCATCAAATCATCATCCGCATCAGCAGCTGCTACAGCAACATCCATGGCGGCCACTGCCGCTGCTATAGCCGCCTCTGTGGCGTCAACCACATCCTCGCCTGCGTCCATAGCAAGTCATCTCGGTCATCACCATCATCATAcacaccatcatcatcatcatccgaATGGTGGTCTGTTGACAGCTGCGAGTTTGGGTGGTGGCTTGGGTGGACTCGGTATACCGGTAAGCTGTGCAAGCTTGCGTGGTATGGCAAGTGGTCTTAGTGGCTTGACCACAACAGGTGGTGGTGGCATAGGTGTGAGCATTGGTAGTGGCGGTAGCAGTTCGAGTGGCAGTAATAGCAGCGGATTGGGTAGCATACACAATTTGCCACCAGGTCATGTGCCAGATATTTGCCCCATCTGTGGTATTAAAATTTCGGCAGAGGAATGGAATTCACACTTTCTAGCCGAACTTGACCGGTTGTATAAGTTGAGTTCGGGTATGGAGCGCACGAATTTACAGGCATCTTATATGTTTGCGCCGCCTTGTCCGGCGCAAGAGAATGCCATACGAACCAGTCATAATCGCTGGGAG ACTTTCCAAAGGATACGCAATAATAGACAAAATCGTTTACGAATAAAAGGACGAAAGCGAAAATATGGTAATGATCTGTACTTCATGGAGAATCTGTTCTGCAATTCCTGCCCGATATGCAAACGAAAATACGCGATCGAAGCTGGGAAGCTGCCACCTGAG TTTTTGGCAAAATCATTCCAGGAGGACACGAAAGTGCAAGATGAAATCGAAACGGTCGACGTTGAAAGCTGTAATGATGATGTGCCCGATTCTGGTTCCGAGCTAGCGACGCATTCACAACTTGTTGGCAACAATATGAGTCACGGTGGACATCATAATACATCGATGAGTAGTAATATGCATAATAGTAATAATCAACCAGGAAAATTAGATGGTATCTTATATCGAACCGCATGTGTTATGAataaagaaacaacaacaaattgtgaAGATGATTTAAACGCAACAAGCACCAGTGGAGGAGGCGGTGGAGGTGGCATGTCACAGAATTGGAATCAAACGCAACACAATGCAGCTGCAACAATTCAGACGCAGCAAGGACATATCAGTG TGAAAAATGTCAGCGAACTGTCATCGACAACCCATCACTTTTACAACGCGGACTCGTGTGGCGCCGCTGATGAGCGCTCCAGCAGTGGCGTAGGAACAGCAGGCAATTGTAATGGCAAGGATGTTACGATGGAAACGTGTAATGCCAATGACAGCGACGAGGATGTCATTGTGGACGATGATGATTCTATTAAAATGACGACGAATCTGTGTAGCGGTAAAAAACGAAAATATGAAGAGACGGTAGTTAGCAGCAG GACTTCCAATAATCCTTCGCCAATGCTAGAGCAGGAGCGACCTCGTTCAGAGCCGCAAGTGACCAGCACTGAGCCGAATATGGAGATtgctaataacaacaacaataataataataacaacaattcgAAGTACAACTCTTTTGAGGAGTTGCGTgctaagcaacaacaacaacaagcggaaCCTGATAATGGCCAAAGCATGTGTGGTAACGTAAACAGTGGCGTAACTCCAAATGCAAATCTAATGGTGCCGGGACATACGCAATTGGACACAAAGGTGGGATTTAGTTCGGAAAATAAACCGGACGATGAAAACAAATGTTTCATTTGTAAG ACAGGTATAAAGGACTTTGCAACGGAATCCTTTTTTCGCGGACGAAATTTGTATTTTCATCAGAGTTGTGCAAATGTGATGAGTAGCTATCGGTTAAGCAAagaattgcaacaacaacaaaatctgatacaacagcagcaacaacaacaagaaacccAAAAATCTCCATCGCCGGAACAATTGGTGAATCTTTAA
- the tey gene encoding protein Teyrha-meyrha isoform X4, translating into MESNAFGSSHLPSQALVVLSEAASGLHEALRGQRPFPTRLPDAKDLHNMSLVGSYGTHLLHSFHPHLLQTLNHGMLAANGGPANYFASDRGLGKPSMLSNFQLPSAFSPPKYIGISLDQNLFNGNDSFRTDSASPTCTSHESMEGSNDYDNGEKGESPRSNNSDPRDLRHIHNNNGGGSNSSSSSSGGHVGIKSSSASAAATATSMAATAAAIAASVASTTSSPASIASHLGHHHHHTHHHHHHPNGGLLTAASLGGGLGGLGIPVSCASLRGMASGLSGLTTTGGGGIGVSIGSGGSSSSGSNSSGLGSIHNLPPGHVPDICPICGIKISAEEWNSHFLAELDRLYKLSSGMERTNLQASYMFAPPCPAQENAIRTSHNRWETFQRIRNNRQNRLRIKGRKRKYGNDLYFMENLFCNSCPICKRKYAIEAGKLPPEEDTKVQDEIETVDVESCNDDVPDSGSELATHSQLVGNNMSHGGHHNTSMSSNMHNSNNQPGKLDGILYRTACVMNKETTTNCEDDLNATSTSGGGGGGGMSQNWNQTQHNAAATIQTQQGHISVKNVSELSSTTHHFYNADSCGAADERSSSGVGTAGNCNGKDVTMETCNANDSDEDVIVDDDDSIKMTTNLCSGKKRKYEETVVSSRTSNNPSPMLEQERPRSEPQVTSTEPNMEIANNNNNNNNNNNSKYNSFEELRAKQQQQQAEPDNGQSMCGNVNSGVTPNANLMVPGHTQLDTKTGIKDFATESFFRGRNLYFHQSCANVMSSYRLSKELQQQQNLIQQQQQQQETQKSPSPEQLVNL; encoded by the exons TTACCAGACGCCAAAGATCTACACAATATGTCACTTGTCGGCAGTTATGGCACACACCTGCTTCACAGTTTTCATCCACATCTACTGCAGACGCTCAACCATGGCATGCTGGCCGCCAATGGAGGACCAGCGAATTACTTCGCCAGCGATCGTGGCCTTGGCAAACCCTCGATGTTATCGAATTTTCAATTGCCTTCGGCGTTTTCACCACCAAAATATATTGGCATATCATTGGATCAG AATCTCTTCAATGGCAACGATTCATTTCGCACCGATTCCGCAAGTCCCACTTGCACGTCACACGAATCAATGGAAGGATCAAACGATTACGACAACGGTGAAAAGGGTGAAAGTCCGCGCAGCAACAATTCCGATCCGAGGGATTTGAGGC ATATCCACAACAACAATGGTGGCGGTAGTAACAGCAGCAGCAGTAGTAGTGGTGGTCATGTCGGCATCAAATCATCATCCGCATCAGCAGCTGCTACAGCAACATCCATGGCGGCCACTGCCGCTGCTATAGCCGCCTCTGTGGCGTCAACCACATCCTCGCCTGCGTCCATAGCAAGTCATCTCGGTCATCACCATCATCATAcacaccatcatcatcatcatccgaATGGTGGTCTGTTGACAGCTGCGAGTTTGGGTGGTGGCTTGGGTGGACTCGGTATACCGGTAAGCTGTGCAAGCTTGCGTGGTATGGCAAGTGGTCTTAGTGGCTTGACCACAACAGGTGGTGGTGGCATAGGTGTGAGCATTGGTAGTGGCGGTAGCAGTTCGAGTGGCAGTAATAGCAGCGGATTGGGTAGCATACACAATTTGCCACCAGGTCATGTGCCAGATATTTGCCCCATCTGTGGTATTAAAATTTCGGCAGAGGAATGGAATTCACACTTTCTAGCCGAACTTGACCGGTTGTATAAGTTGAGTTCGGGTATGGAGCGCACGAATTTACAGGCATCTTATATGTTTGCGCCGCCTTGTCCGGCGCAAGAGAATGCCATACGAACCAGTCATAATCGCTGGGAG ACTTTCCAAAGGATACGCAATAATAGACAAAATCGTTTACGAATAAAAGGACGAAAGCGAAAATATGGTAATGATCTGTACTTCATGGAGAATCTGTTCTGCAATTCCTGCCCGATATGCAAACGAAAATACGCGATCGAAGCTGGGAAGCTGCCACCTGAG GAGGACACGAAAGTGCAAGATGAAATCGAAACGGTCGACGTTGAAAGCTGTAATGATGATGTGCCCGATTCTGGTTCCGAGCTAGCGACGCATTCACAACTTGTTGGCAACAATATGAGTCACGGTGGACATCATAATACATCGATGAGTAGTAATATGCATAATAGTAATAATCAACCAGGAAAATTAGATGGTATCTTATATCGAACCGCATGTGTTATGAataaagaaacaacaacaaattgtgaAGATGATTTAAACGCAACAAGCACCAGTGGAGGAGGCGGTGGAGGTGGCATGTCACAGAATTGGAATCAAACGCAACACAATGCAGCTGCAACAATTCAGACGCAGCAAGGACATATCAGTG TGAAAAATGTCAGCGAACTGTCATCGACAACCCATCACTTTTACAACGCGGACTCGTGTGGCGCCGCTGATGAGCGCTCCAGCAGTGGCGTAGGAACAGCAGGCAATTGTAATGGCAAGGATGTTACGATGGAAACGTGTAATGCCAATGACAGCGACGAGGATGTCATTGTGGACGATGATGATTCTATTAAAATGACGACGAATCTGTGTAGCGGTAAAAAACGAAAATATGAAGAGACGGTAGTTAGCAGCAG GACTTCCAATAATCCTTCGCCAATGCTAGAGCAGGAGCGACCTCGTTCAGAGCCGCAAGTGACCAGCACTGAGCCGAATATGGAGATtgctaataacaacaacaataataataataacaacaattcgAAGTACAACTCTTTTGAGGAGTTGCGTgctaagcaacaacaacaacaagcggaaCCTGATAATGGCCAAAGCATGTGTGGTAACGTAAACAGTGGCGTAACTCCAAATGCAAATCTAATGGTGCCGGGACATACGCAATTGGACACAAAG ACAGGTATAAAGGACTTTGCAACGGAATCCTTTTTTCGCGGACGAAATTTGTATTTTCATCAGAGTTGTGCAAATGTGATGAGTAGCTATCGGTTAAGCAAagaattgcaacaacaacaaaatctgatacaacagcagcaacaacaacaagaaacccAAAAATCTCCATCGCCGGAACAATTGGTGAATCTTTAA
- the tey gene encoding protein Teyrha-meyrha isoform X2, giving the protein MESNAFGSSHLPSQALVVLSEAASGLHEALRGQRPFPTRLPDAKDLHNMSLVGSYGTHLLHSFHPHLLQTLNHGMLAANGGPANYFASDRGLGKPSMLSNFQLPSAFSPPKYIGISLDQNLFNGNDSFRTDSASPTCTSHESMEGSNDYDNGEKGESPRSNNSDPRDLRHIHNNNGGGSNSSSSSSGGHVGIKSSSASAAATATSMAATAAAIAASVASTTSSPASIASHLGHHHHHTHHHHHHPNGGLLTAASLGGGLGGLGIPVSCASLRGMASGLSGLTTTGGGGIGVSIGSGGSSSSGSNSSGLGSIHNLPPGHVPDICPICGIKISAEEWNSHFLAELDRLYKLSSGMERTNLQASYMFAPPCPAQENAIRTSHNRWETFQRIRNNRQNRLRIKGRKRKYGNDLYFMENLFCNSCPICKRKYAIEAGKLPPEEDTKVQDEIETVDVESCNDDVPDSGSELATHSQLVGNNMSHGGHHNTSMSSNMHNSNNQPGKLDGILYRTACVMNKETTTNCEDDLNATSTSGGGGGGGMSQNWNQTQHNAAATIQTQQGHISVKNVSELSSTTHHFYNADSCGAADERSSSGVGTAGNCNGKDVTMETCNANDSDEDVIVDDDDSIKMTTNLCSGKKRKYEETVVSSRTSNNPSPMLEQERPRSEPQVTSTEPNMEIANNNNNNNNNNNSKYNSFEELRAKQQQQQAEPDNGQSMCGNVNSGVTPNANLMVPGHTQLDTKVGFSSENKPDDENKCFICKTGIKDFATESFFRGRNLYFHQSCANVMSSYRLSKELQQQQNLIQQQQQQQETQKSPSPEQLVNL; this is encoded by the exons TTACCAGACGCCAAAGATCTACACAATATGTCACTTGTCGGCAGTTATGGCACACACCTGCTTCACAGTTTTCATCCACATCTACTGCAGACGCTCAACCATGGCATGCTGGCCGCCAATGGAGGACCAGCGAATTACTTCGCCAGCGATCGTGGCCTTGGCAAACCCTCGATGTTATCGAATTTTCAATTGCCTTCGGCGTTTTCACCACCAAAATATATTGGCATATCATTGGATCAG AATCTCTTCAATGGCAACGATTCATTTCGCACCGATTCCGCAAGTCCCACTTGCACGTCACACGAATCAATGGAAGGATCAAACGATTACGACAACGGTGAAAAGGGTGAAAGTCCGCGCAGCAACAATTCCGATCCGAGGGATTTGAGGC ATATCCACAACAACAATGGTGGCGGTAGTAACAGCAGCAGCAGTAGTAGTGGTGGTCATGTCGGCATCAAATCATCATCCGCATCAGCAGCTGCTACAGCAACATCCATGGCGGCCACTGCCGCTGCTATAGCCGCCTCTGTGGCGTCAACCACATCCTCGCCTGCGTCCATAGCAAGTCATCTCGGTCATCACCATCATCATAcacaccatcatcatcatcatccgaATGGTGGTCTGTTGACAGCTGCGAGTTTGGGTGGTGGCTTGGGTGGACTCGGTATACCGGTAAGCTGTGCAAGCTTGCGTGGTATGGCAAGTGGTCTTAGTGGCTTGACCACAACAGGTGGTGGTGGCATAGGTGTGAGCATTGGTAGTGGCGGTAGCAGTTCGAGTGGCAGTAATAGCAGCGGATTGGGTAGCATACACAATTTGCCACCAGGTCATGTGCCAGATATTTGCCCCATCTGTGGTATTAAAATTTCGGCAGAGGAATGGAATTCACACTTTCTAGCCGAACTTGACCGGTTGTATAAGTTGAGTTCGGGTATGGAGCGCACGAATTTACAGGCATCTTATATGTTTGCGCCGCCTTGTCCGGCGCAAGAGAATGCCATACGAACCAGTCATAATCGCTGGGAG ACTTTCCAAAGGATACGCAATAATAGACAAAATCGTTTACGAATAAAAGGACGAAAGCGAAAATATGGTAATGATCTGTACTTCATGGAGAATCTGTTCTGCAATTCCTGCCCGATATGCAAACGAAAATACGCGATCGAAGCTGGGAAGCTGCCACCTGAG GAGGACACGAAAGTGCAAGATGAAATCGAAACGGTCGACGTTGAAAGCTGTAATGATGATGTGCCCGATTCTGGTTCCGAGCTAGCGACGCATTCACAACTTGTTGGCAACAATATGAGTCACGGTGGACATCATAATACATCGATGAGTAGTAATATGCATAATAGTAATAATCAACCAGGAAAATTAGATGGTATCTTATATCGAACCGCATGTGTTATGAataaagaaacaacaacaaattgtgaAGATGATTTAAACGCAACAAGCACCAGTGGAGGAGGCGGTGGAGGTGGCATGTCACAGAATTGGAATCAAACGCAACACAATGCAGCTGCAACAATTCAGACGCAGCAAGGACATATCAGTG TGAAAAATGTCAGCGAACTGTCATCGACAACCCATCACTTTTACAACGCGGACTCGTGTGGCGCCGCTGATGAGCGCTCCAGCAGTGGCGTAGGAACAGCAGGCAATTGTAATGGCAAGGATGTTACGATGGAAACGTGTAATGCCAATGACAGCGACGAGGATGTCATTGTGGACGATGATGATTCTATTAAAATGACGACGAATCTGTGTAGCGGTAAAAAACGAAAATATGAAGAGACGGTAGTTAGCAGCAG GACTTCCAATAATCCTTCGCCAATGCTAGAGCAGGAGCGACCTCGTTCAGAGCCGCAAGTGACCAGCACTGAGCCGAATATGGAGATtgctaataacaacaacaataataataataacaacaattcgAAGTACAACTCTTTTGAGGAGTTGCGTgctaagcaacaacaacaacaagcggaaCCTGATAATGGCCAAAGCATGTGTGGTAACGTAAACAGTGGCGTAACTCCAAATGCAAATCTAATGGTGCCGGGACATACGCAATTGGACACAAAGGTGGGATTTAGTTCGGAAAATAAACCGGACGATGAAAACAAATGTTTCATTTGTAAG ACAGGTATAAAGGACTTTGCAACGGAATCCTTTTTTCGCGGACGAAATTTGTATTTTCATCAGAGTTGTGCAAATGTGATGAGTAGCTATCGGTTAAGCAAagaattgcaacaacaacaaaatctgatacaacagcagcaacaacaacaagaaacccAAAAATCTCCATCGCCGGAACAATTGGTGAATCTTTAA